A part of Carcharodon carcharias isolate sCarCar2 chromosome 6, sCarCar2.pri, whole genome shotgun sequence genomic DNA contains:
- the LOC121278937 gene encoding myosin regulatory light chain 2, smooth muscle minor isoform, which produces MSSKRAKGKTTKKRPQRATSNVFAMFDQSQIQEFKEAFNMIDQNRDGFIDKEDLHDMLASLGKNPTDEYLEAMMNEAPGPINFTMFLTMFGEKLNGTDPEDVIRNAFACFDEEGTGYIQEDYLRDLLTTMGDRFTDEEVDELFREAPIDTKGNFNYIEFTRILKHGAKDKDD; this is translated from the exons ATGTCAAGCAAAAGAGCCAAGGGAAAGACCACCAAGAAGCGCCCCCAGCGCGCAACCTCCAATGTATTTGCCATGTTTGATCAGTCGCAGATTCAGGAATTCAAGGAGGCTTTCAACATGATTGATCAGAACCGTGATGGCTTCATTGATAAGGAGGATTTGCATGACATGTTGGCTTCGCTTG GAAAGAACCCAACTGATGAATATCTAGAGGCGATGATGAATGAGGCCCCAGGACCTATCAACTTCACCATGTTTTTGACCATGTTTGGTGAAAAGCTAAATGGGACAGACCCTGAAGATGTAATCAGAAATGCCTTTGCGTGCTTTGATGAAGAAGGAACAG GCTATATCCAGGAAGACTACCTGAGAGATCTGTTGACAACAATGGGTGATCGGTTCACTGATGAAGAGGTGGATGAACTTTTCCGTGAAGCACCAATTGATACCAAGGGCAACTTCAACTATATTGAGTTTACTCGCATATTGAAACATGGTGCTAAAGACAAAGATGACTAA